Genomic DNA from Candidatus Koribacter versatilis Ellin345:
CGCAAAGCGTTCGCCGGCGACGCCTGAGAAGAAGGCTTCTCCGCTCGTCGCGCCGTAAAGAACGACGTTGCCAACGATGATGTTCTCTTCCGGAATCAGCGGCGAAATCTTTGGCGGATGAATGATGATGCGTCCACCGGAAAGGCCTTTGCCGGTGTAATCGTTGGCATCGCCTTCAAGCGTGAGGGTTACGCCTTTAGCGAGGAACGCACCGAAGCTCTGGCCCGCAGAGCCTTGAAAGTGAATGCGGATGGTTTCGTCATCGAGCCCAGCCGAACCGTAGCGGCGGGCGATGTCGCCACTCAACATGGCGCCGACAGTGCGATGCACGTTGCGAATCGGAAGCGGAGCGAGTTCGATCGGTACTTTGCGTTCGACCGCGTCGCGGGTGCGATCGATGAGCAGGTAGTCGAGCGCGTCTTGCAGGCCGTGATCCTGCGCCTTCACGCAGCGGCGCGCGACACGGCCCGGAAGCGTCGGGGTATAGAGAACGGTTGAGAGATCGAGGCCGCGGGCCTTCCAGTGGTCGGTAGCGTCACGCGCGTCAAGCATGTCAACGCGGCCGACCATTTCGTCAAAGGTGCGGAAACCCATCTGGGCCATGAAGCCGCGGACTTGCTCGGCGAGGAAGAAGAAGAAATTGATCACGTGCTCGGGCTGACCGCTGAAGCGCGCGCGCAGCACCGGATCCTGCGTGGCGATGCCGACGGAGCACGTGTTGAGGTGGCACTTGCGCATCATCACGCAGCCCATGGCGATGAGCGGCGTGGTTGCGAAGCCGAATTCTTCCGCTCCGAGAAGCGCGCCGATTACGACATCGCGGCCGGTTTGAAGTTTGCCATCGGTTTGAACACGGATGCGACTGCGAAGGTCGTTGAGGAGCAGCGTCTGCTGTGTTTCGGCGAGGCCAAGCTCCCAGGGAATGCCGGCGTGCTTGATCGAACTGAGCGGCGAAGCGCCAGTTCCGCCGCTGTCGCCGGAAATTAGGACTACATCGGCATGTGCTTTCGCGACTCCGGCAGCGACCGTGCCGACGCCAACTTCAGCAACGAGCTTTACCGAGATACGCGCCTGCGGGTTGACGTTCTTCAGGTCGTAGATGAGCTGTGCGAGATCTTCGATCGAGTAGATGTCGTGATGCGGTGGTGGCGAGATCAGTCCGACGCCGGGCATGGAGTGGCGCAGCTTGGCGATGACTTCGTCCACCTTGTGGCCGGGCAGCTGGCCGCCCTCGCCGGGCTTGGCGCCCTGCGCCATCTTGATCTGCAGTTCGTCGGCGTTGACGAGGTAGTTCGTGGTTACACCGAAGCGCGCGGAGGCGACTTGCTTCACCGCGCTGCGGCGGAGTTCTCCGTTTTCATCGCGCTGGAAGCGAGACTCGTCTTCCCCGCCCTCGCCCGTATTGGACTTGCCGCCGATGCGGTTCATGGCGATGGCGAGCGTCTCGTGGGCTTCCTTGCTGATGGAGCCGAACGACATCGCACCGGTAGCGAAGCGCTTCACGATCTCTTTCGCGGGTTCGACTTCTTCGAGCGGAACTGGGCGAGCAGAGTCCTTGATTTTCAGCAACCCGCGCAGGGTGCAGAGTTCGCGGTTCTGGCTGTCGATGAGGTCGGTGTACTCCTGGAAGGTCTTGGCATCGGCGGAGCGGACGGCGTGCTGAAGCTTGCTGATCGTCTGCGGATTGAGCAGGTGGTATTCGCCATCGACGCGGTAGTGATATTGACCGCCTGACGACAGCTCCGCTTCGAAATCGCGCGGTGCACGGAATGCGAACTCGTGACGCAGTAGAGCTTCGCGCGCGATCACCTCGAGGCCAACGCCTTCAATGCGAGAGACAGTCCCGGCGAAGTGAGCGTCGATCAGTTCGCCGTTGAGACCGATGGCCTCAAAGCACTGCGCTCCGCGATAGCTTTGCAGTGTGGAGATGCCCATCTTCGAGAAGGTCTTAAGCAGGCCTTTGTTTATGGCCTTGATGAAGTTCTTCACCGCAGACTCAGCAGTGACGCCGTCGTTGAGATAGCCGGAATTGGCGCGCTCTTCCAGCGTTTCGATGGCGAGATACGGATTGACCGCGCTGGCGCCGTAGCCGATCAACAATGCGAAATGCATGACTTCGCGCGGCTCGCCGGACTCGACAATCAACGCAACCTGGGTGCGCGTTTCCTCGCGGATCAGAGTGTTGTGAATGGCCGCGAGAGCGAGCAAGCTCGGGATCGGCGCGTACTGCTCGTCGAGCCCACGGTCGGAAAGGATGAGCAGCGTGTAGCCGGACTTCACCGACAGGGATGCGCGACGACAGAGTTCGTCGAGCGCGCGCTGCAAGCCCTCTTCGCCTTCCTTCACGCGGAATCCGGTGGAGAGAGTCGTCGCGAGAAGATCGCCATACGACAGACGCCGCAGCTTCTCAAGGTCGCGATTGGTAAGCACGGGCTGCGGCAGTTTCAGCGTGTGGCAGTTGAGCGGCGTCTCGTCGAGAATGTTGCGCTCAGTACCGATGTAGCTGGTGAGCGACATGACCATCTCTTCGCGAATGGGATCGATGGGCGGATTGGTGACTTGCGCGAAGAGTTGACGGAAGTAGCTGAACAGGAGTTGCGGGCGATCCGATAGACACGCAAGCGGCGTGTCGGTACCCATGGAACCAATGGGCTCCTCGCCCTTGTTGCCCATGGGCTCGAGGATCATCTGCAGATCCTCGTCGGTGTATCCAAAGGCGCGCTGACGACGCAGCAGCGTGCTGAGATCAGAAGCGTGAAGGCGGGTGGGCTCAGGAAGTTGTGCGAGCGTGATCTGGTTCTTCTCGAGCCACTCCTGGTAGGGCTGCCGCTCAGAGAGTGATTGCTTGATTTCTTTGTCGGTAACGATGCGGCCGGCGACCGTATCCACAACGAACATCTTGCCGGGCTGAAGACGGCCCTTGCGTTTCACGCGATCGGCGGGCACGTCGAGCACGCCAGTTTCGGAGGCAAGCACAACGAGATCATCTTCCGTGACCATGTAGCGGCCCGGGCGCAGGCCATTGCGATCGAGCGTAGCGCCGATGAGACGGCCGTCGGTGAAGGCAATCGCCGCCGGACCATCCCACGGTTCCATCAGCGACGCGTGGTACTCGTAGAACGCGCGCTTCTCGGGCTTCATGTGCGGATTGCCGGTCCACGCCTCGGGAATGAGCATTGCCATCGCGTGCGGCAACGAGCGTCCGGCTTGCACGAGCAATTCGAGCGCGCAATCGAAAGCCGCGGAGTCGCTCGAACCGGACGGGATAATCGGGAAAAGCTTTTTAATGTCGTCACCGAAAAGCGGCGATTCGAGGATCGACTGGCGGGCATGCATCCAGCTCGCGTTGCCCTTCAGCGTGTTGATTTCGCCATTGTGCGCGACGTAGCGAAACGGGTGCGCGAGCTGCCAGCTCGGAAATGTGTTCGTGGAAAAGCGCTGGTGGACGAGGCAGAGAGAGCTGGTGACGTCGGGATCGGCCAGCTC
This window encodes:
- the gltB gene encoding glutamate synthase large subunit — its product is MNLNPQVKYSPGLPPAQGLYDPRHEHDACGMGFVASLRGEKSHAIIDKGLEILINLAHRGACGCDPETGDGAGITIQVPHTFFARECPLSGFSLPNPGEYAVGMVFLPVDTHPRLQCEGILERIIREEGLTVLGWRDTPVDETAIGRVARGSQPYIEQIFVDRPAGMDEAAFERKLYVVRKRTEREIAEHEEDWKEWFYIPSLSSRTIVYKGLLIAPQLSKFYPELADPDVTSSLCLVHQRFSTNTFPSWQLAHPFRYVAHNGEINTLKGNASWMHARQSILESPLFGDDIKKLFPIIPSGSSDSAAFDCALELLVQAGRSLPHAMAMLIPEAWTGNPHMKPEKRAFYEYHASLMEPWDGPAAIAFTDGRLIGATLDRNGLRPGRYMVTEDDLVVLASETGVLDVPADRVKRKGRLQPGKMFVVDTVAGRIVTDKEIKQSLSERQPYQEWLEKNQITLAQLPEPTRLHASDLSTLLRRQRAFGYTDEDLQMILEPMGNKGEEPIGSMGTDTPLACLSDRPQLLFSYFRQLFAQVTNPPIDPIREEMVMSLTSYIGTERNILDETPLNCHTLKLPQPVLTNRDLEKLRRLSYGDLLATTLSTGFRVKEGEEGLQRALDELCRRASLSVKSGYTLLILSDRGLDEQYAPIPSLLALAAIHNTLIREETRTQVALIVESGEPREVMHFALLIGYGASAVNPYLAIETLEERANSGYLNDGVTAESAVKNFIKAINKGLLKTFSKMGISTLQSYRGAQCFEAIGLNGELIDAHFAGTVSRIEGVGLEVIAREALLRHEFAFRAPRDFEAELSSGGQYHYRVDGEYHLLNPQTISKLQHAVRSADAKTFQEYTDLIDSQNRELCTLRGLLKIKDSARPVPLEEVEPAKEIVKRFATGAMSFGSISKEAHETLAIAMNRIGGKSNTGEGGEDESRFQRDENGELRRSAVKQVASARFGVTTNYLVNADELQIKMAQGAKPGEGGQLPGHKVDEVIAKLRHSMPGVGLISPPPHHDIYSIEDLAQLIYDLKNVNPQARISVKLVAEVGVGTVAAGVAKAHADVVLISGDSGGTGASPLSSIKHAGIPWELGLAETQQTLLLNDLRSRIRVQTDGKLQTGRDVVIGALLGAEEFGFATTPLIAMGCVMMRKCHLNTCSVGIATQDPVLRARFSGQPEHVINFFFFLAEQVRGFMAQMGFRTFDEMVGRVDMLDARDATDHWKARGLDLSTVLYTPTLPGRVARRCVKAQDHGLQDALDYLLIDRTRDAVERKVPIELAPLPIRNVHRTVGAMLSGDIARRYGSAGLDDETIRIHFQGSAGQSFGAFLAKGVTLTLEGDANDYTGKGLSGGRIIIHPPKISPLIPEENIIVGNVVLYGATSGEAFFSGVAGERFAVRNSGATAIVEGLGDHGCEYMTNGTVVVLGACGRNFAAGMSGGIAYVFDERDDFTQKRCNTASVDLDPLETEDEEFLRRLISRHMVLTGSSRARWILQHWADTLPRFVKVFPHEYKRVLRKVEAAPPLIVHQPTPVAAEVQHG